The Eubacteriaceae bacterium Marseille-Q4139 genome has a window encoding:
- a CDS encoding response regulator transcription factor: MKILLINETERLAASIQELLKQHWYEADVCADGPTGLAALKTGQYDAVLLDFTLPGKDGPALLKEIRSCGISIPAVLLTEKNRPSDRITGLEAGADYCLEKPFDTGELLAVIKTVTRRRGELLPDCLSYGNLSLNQTTYCLSGPKTSLQLGRKEYEVMRILLANREIVVSKEMLLAKIWGDRPDAVENNVEIYISFLRKKLECLGANVKIVTMRHFGYHLALK, translated from the coding sequence ATGAAAATTCTTCTCATAAATGAAACAGAACGGCTTGCCGCCTCCATACAGGAGCTATTAAAGCAGCATTGGTATGAAGCAGATGTCTGCGCCGACGGGCCCACGGGCCTTGCCGCCCTTAAGACAGGCCAGTATGACGCTGTCCTTCTCGACTTCACGCTTCCGGGAAAAGACGGGCCGGCTCTCTTAAAAGAAATCCGCTCCTGCGGCATCTCCATCCCCGCCGTCCTCCTGACAGAAAAAAACAGGCCGTCTGACCGGATTACCGGGCTGGAGGCAGGCGCTGACTATTGCCTCGAAAAACCCTTTGACACAGGCGAGCTCCTGGCCGTCATAAAAACCGTAACCAGACGCCGCGGCGAGCTTCTCCCCGACTGCCTGTCCTACGGGAACCTGTCCTTAAACCAGACTACCTACTGCCTGTCAGGGCCAAAAACTTCTCTCCAGCTGGGGCGAAAGGAATATGAAGTCATGCGGATCCTGCTGGCCAACCGGGAAATCGTCGTCTCCAAGGAAATGCTGCTTGCAAAAATCTGGGGAGACCGCCCCGATGCCGTGGAAAACAACGTGGAAATCTACATTTCCTTTCTCCGGAAAAAGCTGGAATGCCTGGGCGCCAACGTAAAAATTGTCACCATGCGCCACTTTGGCTATCATCTGGCATTAAAATGA
- the ftsH gene encoding ATP-dependent zinc metalloprotease FtsH, with the protein MDNNQNRNNNKRPSGQSIGVLVVIMILTLIAVSMMNSAIKKSQTEELGYEEFVQMLENNEIDTVRESGNRLLITPKAESRSYNRFKEYYTVRIQDADFANRLLASDVHILGEDVNAGASVLSFILGWVLPSALMIFLLYMMFSRMGGGGGVMGVGKSNAKVYVQKETGVTFADVAGEDEAKESLVEIVDFLHNPGKYTKIGAKLPKGALLVGPPGTGKTLLARAVAGEAHVPFYSLSGSDFVEMFVGVGASRVRDLFKQAQQSAPCIIFIDEVDAIGRSRDSRFGGNDEREQTLNQLLSEMDGFDSSKGLLVMAATNRPEILDPALLRPGRFDRRIIVDKPDLKGRINILKVHSKDVHLDETVDFEEIALATSGAVGADLANMMNEAAINAVKHGRNAVSQKDLFEAVELVLVGKEKKDRILSKEERRIVSYHEVGHALVSALQKDAEPVQKITIVPRTMGALGYVMQVPEEEKFLNTKKELQAMLVGALAGRAAEELVFDTVTTGAANDIEQATRIARAMVTQYGMSEKFGLMGLETQENQYLTGRTVLNCGDATAGEIDQEVMRILKEAYAEAKRLLSENRDAMDKIAEFLIEKETITGKEFMRIFRQVKGIPEPEEEDEEKKTRFARETGADRRNGGQYPPQGQGGAGGSQGYGQSGAGAGQGYPQGQNGMAGGQGYGQGQNGMAGGQGYGQGYPQNQGAPGGRPPYGYPGNSGQVPQGAGGQYPPYPGYPQGQGYPGQQGRYPQGQNAPQDGGMTGWNNGNPSGGAARGQETGNDWRRPEDRTDTER; encoded by the coding sequence ATGGATAACAATCAGAATCGAAATAACAATAAGAGGCCCAGCGGCCAGAGCATCGGCGTTCTTGTGGTTATCATGATCCTGACCCTGATTGCGGTCAGTATGATGAACAGTGCCATCAAGAAGAGCCAGACAGAGGAGCTGGGCTATGAAGAGTTTGTGCAGATGCTGGAAAATAATGAAATCGATACGGTACGTGAGTCCGGCAATCGGCTTTTAATCACACCGAAGGCAGAGTCCCGGTCGTATAATCGTTTCAAGGAATACTATACTGTCCGGATTCAGGACGCTGATTTCGCAAATCGGCTTCTGGCATCCGATGTGCATATCCTTGGTGAAGATGTTAATGCCGGGGCCAGCGTGTTAAGCTTCATCCTCGGATGGGTGCTGCCGTCGGCTCTGATGATTTTCCTGCTTTATATGATGTTCAGCCGGATGGGCGGCGGAGGCGGCGTCATGGGCGTCGGGAAGAGCAATGCAAAGGTCTATGTCCAAAAGGAGACCGGCGTCACCTTTGCCGATGTGGCCGGTGAGGACGAAGCCAAGGAATCCCTTGTGGAGATCGTGGACTTCCTCCATAATCCGGGAAAATATACGAAGATCGGCGCCAAGCTTCCGAAGGGCGCGCTTCTTGTGGGCCCGCCCGGAACCGGAAAGACCCTGCTTGCAAGGGCCGTGGCCGGTGAGGCGCATGTGCCGTTTTACTCCCTGTCGGGATCGGATTTTGTGGAAATGTTCGTCGGAGTGGGCGCTTCGCGTGTCCGCGACCTGTTTAAGCAGGCGCAGCAGTCGGCTCCCTGTATTATTTTCATCGACGAGGTGGATGCCATCGGCCGGAGCCGTGATTCCAGATTCGGCGGCAACGACGAGCGGGAGCAGACCTTAAACCAGCTCCTTTCGGAGATGGACGGTTTTGATTCTTCCAAGGGACTTCTTGTGATGGCGGCCACGAACCGGCCGGAAATTCTGGATCCGGCGCTCCTGCGTCCGGGCCGTTTTGACCGTCGGATTATCGTGGATAAGCCGGATTTAAAGGGCCGGATCAATATTTTGAAGGTACATTCCAAGGATGTCCATCTGGATGAGACCGTGGATTTCGAGGAGATTGCGCTGGCAACCTCCGGCGCCGTCGGCGCTGACCTTGCCAACATGATGAATGAGGCGGCCATCAATGCCGTCAAGCACGGGCGAAACGCCGTGTCCCAGAAGGATCTGTTTGAGGCGGTTGAGCTGGTGCTTGTGGGCAAAGAGAAGAAAGACAGGATCCTGAGCAAGGAAGAGCGGCGGATCGTTTCCTATCATGAAGTAGGCCATGCGCTTGTATCTGCTCTCCAGAAGGATGCGGAGCCGGTTCAGAAGATTACGATTGTGCCGAGAACCATGGGCGCATTGGGATATGTAATGCAGGTGCCGGAGGAGGAGAAGTTCCTCAACACGAAGAAGGAGCTTCAGGCGATGTTAGTCGGTGCGTTGGCTGGGCGTGCGGCTGAGGAGCTGGTGTTCGATACGGTGACGACCGGCGCCGCCAACGATATCGAGCAGGCAACGCGGATCGCAAGAGCCATGGTGACGCAGTACGGCATGTCCGAGAAGTTCGGGCTTATGGGGCTTGAAACCCAGGAGAACCAGTATTTAACCGGGCGGACGGTCTTAAACTGCGGCGATGCGACGGCAGGTGAGATCGATCAGGAGGTTATGCGGATCCTCAAGGAGGCATATGCCGAGGCGAAGCGGCTTCTTTCTGAAAACCGGGATGCGATGGATAAGATTGCCGAGTTCTTAATTGAGAAAGAGACCATCACCGGCAAGGAATTCATGCGGATTTTCCGCCAGGTGAAGGGAATTCCGGAGCCGGAGGAGGAAGACGAGGAGAAGAAGACGAGGTTTGCCCGCGAAACGGGAGCGGACCGCAGGAACGGCGGCCAGTATCCGCCGCAGGGCCAGGGCGGAGCTGGCGGAAGCCAGGGGTATGGCCAGAGCGGAGCTGGCGCAGGCCAGGGGTATCCGCAGGGCCAGAACGGAATGGCCGGAGGCCAGGGATACGGCCAGGGTCAGAACGGAATGGCCGGAGGCCAGGGATATGGCCAGGGCTATCCGCAGAACCAGGGCGCTCCTGGCGGGCGTCCGCCTTACGGATATCCGGGAAACAGCGGTCAGGTGCCGCAGGGTGCAGGCGGCCAGTATCCGCCGTATCCAGGCTACCCGCAGGGGCAGGGCTATCCCGGCCAGCAGGGAAGGTACCCGCAGGGCCAGAACGCACCCCAGGACGGCGGGATGACAGGCTGGAACAACGGGAATCCGTCCGGAGGCGCTGCCAGAGGGCAGGAGACCGGAAATGACTGGAGACGGCCGGAGGACAGGACGGATACGGAACGATAG
- a CDS encoding GNAT family N-acetyltransferase, producing MEEIIYSELTPCNFHRNSLDSFIRHQEVKECWRIQNGMWVLIPHPFTEDWDLSELRELASEIEYRLTNGWSGFGAWQNRRLIGFGILDETPFGSRNQYLDLVHFYVSEPCRGLGVGRRLFSMAAQKAREAGAEKLYISAHSSKESQEAYRRLGCKLAEEIDPVLAAKEPCDVQMEYLL from the coding sequence ATGGAAGAAATCATTTATTCAGAACTGACACCCTGTAACTTTCACAGAAATTCCCTGGACTCTTTTATCCGGCACCAGGAAGTAAAGGAATGCTGGCGGATTCAAAACGGGATGTGGGTGCTTATCCCGCATCCCTTTACCGAGGACTGGGATCTCAGTGAGCTCAGAGAACTGGCCTCCGAAATCGAATACCGACTTACAAACGGCTGGAGCGGCTTCGGTGCATGGCAGAACAGGCGTCTGATCGGCTTTGGCATTCTCGACGAAACGCCCTTCGGAAGCCGGAACCAGTATTTAGATCTCGTCCATTTTTATGTCTCAGAGCCTTGCCGCGGACTCGGAGTCGGGCGGCGCCTCTTTTCCATGGCAGCTCAAAAGGCAAGGGAAGCCGGCGCAGAAAAGCTCTATATCTCCGCCCATTCCTCCAAAGAAAGTCAGGAGGCCTACCGCAGACTGGGCTGTAAACTTGCAGAGGAAATCGATCCCGTGCTGGCAGCTAAAGAGCCGTGTGATGTACAGATGGAGTATTTGTTATAG
- a CDS encoding radical SAM protein: MGMTYESCTLCPRKCGADRRTGTGFCMQKDQPKIARAALHHWEEPCISGTRGSGTVFFSGCTLKCVFCQNYSLSHENFGKEVSVSRLSEIFLELEEQGAHNINLVTATHFLPSVLSALDRVKNRLRIPVVYNCGGYERPETIRELDGYVDIYLPDLKYYDPVLSEKYSGAADYFTYASASLKEMIRQTSGLSWNEHEPGLLKTGVVVRHMVLPGARNDSIRLLTWLHDELPEGSFLISLLSQYTPFYHSCQYPEINRRITSYEYQKVVDAALALGLTNGYMQEKSSAKEEYTPPFDLTGV; the protein is encoded by the coding sequence ATGGGCATGACATACGAATCATGTACCCTCTGTCCCAGAAAGTGCGGCGCAGACCGCCGCACCGGGACAGGCTTCTGCATGCAGAAAGATCAGCCGAAAATCGCCCGCGCCGCCCTGCATCACTGGGAAGAGCCATGTATCAGCGGAACCCGCGGAAGCGGCACCGTCTTTTTTTCCGGCTGCACCTTAAAATGCGTCTTCTGCCAGAATTACAGCTTAAGCCATGAAAACTTCGGAAAAGAGGTCTCCGTTTCCCGCCTTTCCGAAATTTTCCTGGAACTTGAAGAACAGGGCGCCCACAACATCAACCTTGTGACAGCGACCCATTTTCTCCCGTCCGTCCTCTCCGCTCTCGACCGTGTAAAAAACAGGCTGCGAATCCCCGTGGTCTATAACTGCGGCGGCTATGAACGGCCGGAAACCATCCGGGAACTGGACGGCTATGTGGATATTTATCTCCCGGATCTCAAATACTATGACCCGGTTCTGTCGGAAAAATATTCCGGCGCTGCCGATTATTTTACATATGCGTCCGCCTCGTTAAAGGAGATGATTCGCCAGACCAGCGGCCTCTCCTGGAATGAACACGAACCCGGACTTTTAAAGACGGGCGTCGTCGTCCGCCACATGGTTCTCCCCGGCGCCAGAAACGACTCGATCCGCCTTCTTACCTGGCTTCATGACGAACTTCCTGAAGGCAGCTTTCTCATAAGCCTGTTAAGTCAGTACACGCCCTTTTACCATAGCTGCCAGTATCCGGAAATCAACCGCCGGATCACCTCCTACGAATATCAGAAGGTCGTGGACGCGGCCCTTGCCCTCGGGCTCACAAATGGGTATATGCAGGAAAAAAGCAGTGCAAAAGAAGAATACACGCCGCCTTTTGACTTGACTGGTGTATAG
- a CDS encoding ABC transporter permease gives MEMIMKEKIKHLFPSKGNSAGSGLMALYRKEMADHIRSRRFLIVLALILITSFASIYGALSGLKDAISADPDFIFLKLFTLSGDSIPSFTSFIALLGPFVGVTLGFDAINSERSEGTLNRLVSQPIYRDAVINGKFLAGATIIFIMVFSMGLIISAVGLLTTGIPPSTEETGRLLAYLIFTGIYISFWLALSILFSVLCRHAATSAMAVIGIWIFFALFMSLVVSIVVDFLYPVEKMTTMGDLINSYDMILGLNRLSPYYLYSEAVSTIMNPSVRSMNIITLNQLSGAIDGYLSLGQSLLLVWPHMVGLLAATAVIFAASYISFMRKEIRSR, from the coding sequence ATGGAAATGATCATGAAAGAAAAAATAAAACATTTATTTCCCTCAAAAGGAAATAGCGCCGGCAGCGGGCTCATGGCCCTCTACCGGAAGGAAATGGCGGATCACATCCGGAGCCGGCGGTTCCTCATCGTCCTGGCCCTGATCCTCATCACCAGCTTCGCCAGCATTTACGGCGCGCTGTCCGGCTTAAAAGACGCCATTTCCGCCGATCCCGACTTTATCTTTTTAAAGCTCTTTACCTTAAGCGGGGATTCCATTCCCTCGTTTACCTCCTTCATCGCTCTCTTAGGCCCCTTCGTGGGCGTAACCCTGGGCTTTGACGCCATCAACAGCGAGCGGTCAGAAGGGACGTTAAACCGGCTCGTCTCGCAGCCCATCTACCGGGACGCCGTCATCAACGGCAAATTCCTGGCCGGCGCCACGATTATTTTCATCATGGTATTTTCCATGGGGCTTATTATCAGCGCCGTCGGGCTCCTGACAACGGGAATCCCGCCAAGCACAGAGGAGACCGGCCGGCTCCTTGCCTACCTGATTTTCACAGGCATCTACATCTCGTTCTGGCTGGCCCTCTCGATCCTGTTTTCCGTCCTCTGCCGCCACGCGGCCACCTCGGCCATGGCAGTCATCGGGATCTGGATCTTCTTCGCACTGTTCATGAGCCTCGTCGTAAGCATCGTCGTGGACTTCTTATATCCTGTCGAAAAAATGACGACAATGGGCGATCTCATTAACAGCTACGACATGATCCTGGGGCTCAACCGCCTCTCTCCGTACTATCTGTACAGCGAGGCCGTCTCCACGATCATGAACCCATCCGTGCGATCCATGAACATCATCACGCTCAACCAGCTTTCCGGCGCCATCGACGGCTACCTGTCCCTGGGACAAAGCCTGCTTCTCGTATGGCCCCACATGGTCGGGCTCCTGGCTGCGACGGCCGTCATCTTCGCGGCCTCCTACATAAGCTTCATGCGGAAAGAAATCCGCAGCCGGTAA
- a CDS encoding S8 family serine peptidase gives MYPVYDDPFGEPAEPGQWKDSEGFGPGWQKPDMIGVLVEVVRQNAEAGVDINISDAWARYGSGTRDVIVAMLDTGIDYSHPELSGSIWVNAGEIPGNGVDDDGNGYVDDVYGWNFYDDNNQVFTGSDDSHGTHGAGTIAAAANNGAGITGIVPGNRAKIMPVKILGGSRGGGNTASLIKAIRYAEENGAVICNLSLTTTVYDAALYQAMANSGMLFVVAAGNGDELTGLGVNTDETPFYPAAFDLDNIISVANVEFNGILNSSSNFGAATVDLAAPGTYILSTTPGNSYGYMTGTSMAAPMVSGVAALVYSYFDGIGPADVKEILLKTAKPLDGLSGLTASGGIVDAGAALAFDLSGLSGQGFSNAGSAPESGTAPYIETKFSSRLGKSYLTVRVVDVDGDLETLAYNRGELTAPDFAGGTAGEPFTINSNDVATFRIDNAGTYTFYARDKNGNESVKVVKITEEQDGPGA, from the coding sequence ATGTATCCTGTGTACGATGATCCCTTCGGCGAGCCGGCGGAACCGGGACAGTGGAAGGACAGCGAGGGCTTTGGGCCGGGCTGGCAGAAGCCGGATATGATCGGTGTCCTGGTGGAAGTGGTGAGGCAGAATGCCGAGGCCGGGGTTGACATCAACATTTCGGACGCCTGGGCCAGGTACGGAAGCGGGACGCGGGATGTGATTGTGGCGATGCTGGATACGGGCATTGATTACAGCCATCCGGAGCTTTCCGGCTCCATCTGGGTCAATGCCGGGGAGATTCCGGGAAACGGCGTGGATGACGACGGAAACGGCTATGTGGACGACGTTTACGGCTGGAATTTTTACGACGACAATAACCAGGTCTTTACAGGCAGTGACGACAGCCACGGGACGCACGGAGCCGGAACCATCGCGGCGGCCGCAAACAACGGGGCGGGAATCACCGGGATCGTGCCGGGAAACCGTGCAAAGATCATGCCGGTGAAGATTTTAGGCGGTTCCAGAGGCGGCGGGAACACGGCCTCTCTCATTAAGGCCATCCGCTATGCAGAGGAAAACGGCGCTGTGATCTGCAACCTGAGCCTGACGACGACGGTCTATGACGCGGCCCTTTATCAGGCCATGGCAAACTCAGGCATGCTGTTTGTGGTGGCGGCCGGAAACGGCGACGAGCTTACGGGGCTTGGGGTCAACACGGACGAGACGCCGTTTTATCCGGCGGCCTTTGACCTCGACAACATCATTTCCGTGGCGAACGTGGAGTTTAACGGGATTTTGAATTCCAGCTCCAACTTCGGGGCGGCCACGGTGGATCTTGCGGCCCCCGGCACGTATATTCTAAGCACGACGCCGGGAAATTCCTACGGTTATATGACGGGAACGTCCATGGCGGCGCCGATGGTGTCCGGCGTGGCGGCGCTGGTGTATTCGTATTTTGACGGGATTGGGCCGGCCGATGTGAAGGAAATCCTGTTAAAGACGGCAAAGCCCCTCGACGGCCTTTCCGGGCTTACGGCAAGCGGCGGCATCGTGGATGCCGGGGCGGCCCTGGCCTTTGATTTAAGCGGCCTTTCGGGACAGGGTTTTTCAAACGCCGGAAGCGCCCCGGAAAGCGGGACGGCGCCGTATATTGAGACAAAGTTTTCTTCCAGGCTCGGGAAGTCCTATCTGACGGTCCGTGTCGTGGATGTGGACGGCGACCTGGAGACGTTAGCCTACAACCGGGGCGAGCTGACGGCTCCGGATTTTGCCGGCGGGACGGCCGGAGAGCCGTTTACGATCAATTCCAACGATGTGGCGACGTTCCGGATTGACAATGCAGGGACTTATACCTTTTATGCGAGGGATAAAAACGGGAACGAGTCGGTGAAGGTTGTGAAGATTACCGAGGAACAGGACGGGCCCGGTGCGTAA
- a CDS encoding RloB domain-containing protein, with the protein MRKENRTYYFSVEGDTEQWYLEWLQRSINAAPEAACTVKLDCKIQKDPFARVKRMKIVRKTEITHLFDYESGEEEYEREFKTVIDRMREAESSGKDIQYHIGYSNFTFELWMILHMADCNGPLTHRRQYLPLLNKAYGENFGSLEEYKHENNFKRILGKLTLANVRQAVQRSRTIMQINQESGRILQQYKGFPYYKENPSLTVWEQIEKILKVCKLS; encoded by the coding sequence ATGAGGAAAGAAAATCGAACCTATTATTTTTCCGTAGAGGGGGATACGGAACAATGGTACCTGGAATGGCTTCAGCGTTCGATCAATGCGGCACCTGAAGCCGCATGTACGGTAAAGCTGGACTGTAAAATCCAAAAGGATCCGTTTGCAAGAGTAAAGCGAATGAAAATCGTGAGAAAGACAGAAATAACGCACCTGTTTGATTATGAGAGCGGAGAAGAAGAATATGAAAGGGAATTTAAAACGGTAATCGACCGCATGAGGGAGGCGGAGAGCAGCGGAAAGGATATCCAGTACCATATTGGTTACAGCAATTTTACGTTTGAACTTTGGATGATTCTCCATATGGCGGACTGCAATGGCCCGTTGACCCACAGACGCCAGTACCTGCCTCTGCTCAATAAGGCATACGGCGAAAATTTTGGCAGTCTGGAGGAATATAAGCACGAGAATAATTTTAAGCGAATCCTGGGAAAGCTGACGCTTGCCAATGTCCGGCAAGCGGTTCAGCGATCCAGGACGATCATGCAGATCAATCAGGAATCAGGCCGCATACTTCAGCAATACAAAGGTTTTCCATATTACAAAGAAAACCCATCTCTCACTGTCTGGGAACAAATCGAAAAAATCTTAAAAGTCTGCAAGCTGTCTTAA
- a CDS encoding DNA-deoxyinosine glycosylase gives MEQAVHPIPPVYDSRSEILILGSFPSVKSREGCFFYHHPQNRFWKVLAAIMEAPLPETIEEKKAFLLKHRIAVWDVIASCRIEGSSDSSIRDAVPNDLSVIVNAAPIRRIFCNGGTSGRYYKKYQEKQLGRPAAVLPSTSPANAAWTLDRLVAAWSVILENQES, from the coding sequence ATGGAACAAGCCGTCCATCCGATCCCTCCGGTTTACGACAGCCGGTCGGAAATCCTCATTCTCGGTTCCTTCCCGTCAGTAAAATCCCGGGAAGGCTGCTTTTTTTACCATCACCCACAAAACCGTTTCTGGAAAGTGCTGGCCGCCATCATGGAAGCGCCGCTCCCCGAAACCATCGAAGAGAAAAAAGCGTTCCTTCTAAAACACCGCATTGCCGTCTGGGATGTGATTGCCTCCTGCCGTATCGAGGGCTCCAGCGACAGCTCCATCCGCGATGCCGTGCCCAACGACCTCTCTGTGATTGTAAACGCAGCCCCCATCCGGCGGATTTTCTGCAACGGCGGAACATCGGGCCGTTATTATAAGAAATATCAGGAAAAACAACTTGGCCGCCCGGCCGCAGTGCTTCCTTCCACCAGCCCGGCAAACGCCGCCTGGACGCTTGACCGCCTCGTCGCCGCCTGGTCGGTGATTCTGGAAAACCAGGAATCATAA
- the leuB gene encoding 3-isopropylmalate dehydrogenase, with amino-acid sequence MEYKIAAISGDGIGPEIVGEAKKVLEKVGAVYGHTFHFEEVLMGGISIDTYGVPLTDEALETARNSDAVLLGAVGGNVGNSRWYDVAPNLRPEAGLLKIRKELGLFANIRPAYLYAGLEDACPLKKEIIGDGFDMVIVRELTGGLYFGERHTETVDGMRQATDTLVYSEHEIRRAAVKAFEIAEKRRKKVTSVDKANVLDSSRLWRAVVEEVAKEYPQVQLEHMLVDNCAMQLVMNPGQFDVILTENMFGDILSDEASMITGSIGMLSSASLNEGKFGLYEPSHGSAPDIAGKGIANPIATILSAAMMLRFSFDLDKEADAVENAVRKVLAEGYRTADIMADGMTQVGTGAMGDLICGHIG; translated from the coding sequence ATGGAATATAAGATTGCAGCGATTTCCGGCGATGGAATCGGGCCGGAAATCGTCGGGGAAGCAAAAAAAGTCCTGGAAAAGGTGGGCGCTGTCTACGGGCACACGTTCCATTTTGAGGAGGTGCTGATGGGCGGAATTTCCATTGACACCTATGGGGTGCCGCTGACGGATGAAGCGTTAGAGACAGCCAGAAACAGCGATGCCGTGCTTTTGGGCGCCGTAGGCGGAAACGTGGGAAATTCCAGATGGTACGACGTGGCGCCGAACCTCAGGCCGGAGGCAGGGCTTTTGAAGATCCGAAAGGAGCTCGGCCTGTTTGCGAACATCCGCCCGGCATATCTTTATGCGGGCCTTGAGGACGCCTGCCCCTTAAAAAAGGAAATTATCGGGGATGGCTTTGACATGGTGATCGTCAGGGAGCTGACGGGCGGCCTCTACTTTGGCGAACGCCATACGGAGACGGTTGACGGCATGCGCCAGGCCACGGATACGCTCGTTTACAGCGAGCATGAAATCCGCCGGGCAGCCGTAAAGGCCTTTGAGATTGCAGAGAAGAGACGGAAAAAGGTGACGAGTGTCGACAAGGCCAACGTCCTGGATTCTTCCAGGCTCTGGAGAGCAGTTGTGGAAGAGGTGGCAAAAGAATATCCGCAGGTACAGCTTGAGCACATGCTGGTGGACAACTGTGCCATGCAGCTTGTGATGAATCCAGGCCAGTTTGACGTGATCCTCACCGAGAACATGTTCGGCGACATCCTTTCGGACGAGGCCAGCATGATTACCGGCTCCATCGGCATGCTGTCGTCGGCCAGCCTCAACGAGGGAAAATTCGGCCTTTATGAGCCGAGCCATGGCTCTGCGCCGGATATTGCAGGAAAGGGAATTGCAAACCCCATTGCGACGATCCTTTCGGCGGCCATGATGCTCCGGTTCTCCTTTGATTTGGATAAGGAGGCAGATGCCGTGGAAAATGCCGTGCGGAAAGTGCTGGCCGAGGGCTATCGGACGGCAGATATCATGGCAGACGGAATGACGCAGGTGGGCACCGGTGCCATGGGCGACCTGATCTGCGGACATATTGGCTGA
- a CDS encoding DedA family protein, with amino-acid sequence MQQFILEFIGEYGSFAVFLLILIENLFPPIPSEVILTFGGFMTTCTRMTAAEVIAASTLGSLAGAVFLYFAGYLIPDSLFKKLLSGPVGRTLKFRPEDVELAKGWFLKKGQKAVFFCRLVPIVRSLISIPAGLSGMAFGPFLLYTAAGSLIWNTVLVFAGRIAGNSWEAVSGAMGAYSDIFLMALGAGMLFAVFLQNICRKRKES; translated from the coding sequence ATGCAGCAGTTCATTCTGGAGTTCATTGGAGAATACGGCAGTTTTGCCGTGTTTCTTCTGATTTTAATTGAGAACCTGTTTCCGCCGATTCCATCGGAGGTGATCCTCACGTTCGGCGGCTTCATGACGACGTGTACGCGGATGACGGCAGCGGAAGTGATCGCAGCCTCAACGCTTGGATCGTTGGCCGGGGCGGTGTTTTTGTATTTTGCAGGCTATTTGATCCCTGACAGTCTGTTTAAAAAACTCCTTTCCGGCCCTGTGGGACGGACGCTTAAGTTCCGGCCGGAGGATGTGGAGCTGGCAAAGGGCTGGTTTTTGAAGAAGGGACAGAAAGCCGTGTTTTTCTGCCGCCTTGTGCCCATTGTCCGGAGCCTGATCTCCATTCCTGCCGGGCTTTCCGGCATGGCTTTCGGGCCGTTCCTTCTTTATACCGCGGCAGGAAGCCTGATCTGGAATACGGTTCTTGTTTTTGCCGGCAGGATTGCCGGGAATTCCTGGGAGGCGGTTTCCGGAGCCATGGGGGCATACTCTGATATATTCCTGATGGCGCTCGGCGCCGGCATGCTGTTTGCTGTTTTTCTCCAGAACATATGCAGAAAGAGAAAAGAAAGCTGA
- a CDS encoding enoyl-CoA hydratase/isomerase family protein, with amino-acid sequence MPDLIYEVKDHLARITLNRPEQLNCFSEEMIRLWAKALEDVRDREDIYAVLLSGNGKAFCAGGDVKAMAAGDGFFESHDDITSTALARKNSLWKGIQRIPLILEEIDKPVVAKIRGAAVGAGLDMALMCDVRIAAESATLSESYFNAGIVPGDGGAYFLPRLVGKDKALDMFWTTRSLKGPEAERIGLVTHAVPDDQLDEYVENYMKKLLDAPQQAMRLTKRAIYQSEQSTLRSSLDMVSSFMGIVTELDDYRTRTAALVEKLNKKSSKKKETEQH; translated from the coding sequence ATGCCGGATCTGATTTATGAAGTAAAAGACCATTTAGCCCGCATCACTTTAAACCGCCCGGAACAGCTCAACTGCTTCAGCGAGGAGATGATCCGTCTCTGGGCAAAGGCTTTGGAGGACGTCCGGGACCGGGAAGACATCTATGCCGTTCTGCTGTCCGGAAACGGCAAGGCCTTCTGTGCCGGCGGCGACGTCAAGGCCATGGCTGCCGGAGACGGATTTTTTGAAAGCCACGATGACATCACCTCGACTGCCCTTGCAAGAAAAAATTCCCTGTGGAAAGGAATCCAGCGCATCCCGCTGATTCTGGAGGAGATTGACAAGCCGGTGGTTGCCAAAATCCGCGGCGCCGCTGTCGGTGCCGGCCTGGACATGGCCCTGATGTGCGATGTCCGGATTGCCGCGGAAAGTGCTACCTTATCCGAGAGCTATTTCAATGCCGGAATCGTTCCCGGCGACGGCGGCGCCTATTTCCTGCCTCGTCTTGTGGGCAAAGATAAGGCTCTCGACATGTTCTGGACAACCCGTTCCTTAAAGGGCCCGGAGGCCGAGCGGATCGGCCTTGTAACCCATGCGGTTCCCGACGACCAGCTTGATGAATACGTCGAAAACTACATGAAAAAGCTGCTTGATGCGCCGCAGCAGGCCATGCGCCTTACCAAACGTGCCATTTACCAGAGTGAACAGAGCACGCTCCGCTCCTCTCTGGATATGGTTTCCTCATTCATGGGCATTGTGACCGAGCTGGACGACTATCGGACAAGGACGGCAGCCCTTGTGGAAAAGCTCAATAAAAAATCATCCAAAAAGAAGGAGACGGAGCAGCACTAG